One Pseudomonadota bacterium DNA window includes the following coding sequences:
- a CDS encoding ABC transporter substrate-binding protein: MQVSRSIVGQVVAIIIVFIMITLATGAGAVNMGPMEQIRETVDRILTIMRDESFSAPEKKEERRNVIMAEVEKRFDFREMSKRTLARNWKERTAAEQEEFQKLFSELLKNTYIGRVEAYSDEQVVYPKVLLDEKSGDRAVVYSNVVKNNQEIPINYKLYLNNGEWFVYDVDIEGVSLVRNYRTEFTRVISKEKYPGLIRRIKEKLEKNEEARQ, encoded by the coding sequence ATGCAAGTAAGCAGATCGATTGTTGGGCAAGTTGTCGCCATCATCATTGTTTTTATCATGATAACTCTGGCAACCGGAGCAGGCGCGGTAAATATGGGCCCCATGGAACAGATCAGGGAAACTGTTGACCGGATTCTGACGATAATGAGGGATGAAAGCTTTTCCGCGCCGGAGAAGAAGGAAGAGCGGAGAAATGTGATTATGGCCGAGGTCGAGAAGCGCTTTGATTTCCGGGAGATGTCGAAAAGAACTCTTGCCAGGAACTGGAAGGAGAGAACTGCGGCTGAGCAGGAAGAATTCCAGAAACTTTTCTCCGAGTTGCTGAAAAACACCTATATCGGCAGAGTCGAGGCCTACTCGGATGAGCAGGTTGTTTATCCCAAAGTACTCCTCGACGAGAAGAGCGGCGACCGGGCCGTGGTTTACTCGAACGTGGTCAAAAACAATCAGGAGATACCGATTAACTACAAACTCTACCTGAATAACGGGGAATGGTTTGTTTATGATGTGGATATCGAGGGCGTAAGTCTGGTGAGAAATTACCGGACTGAATTCACCCGGGTGATCAGCAAGGAGAAGTATCCCGGTCTGATCAGGAGAATCAAGGAGAAGCTGGAAAAGAACGAGGAAGCCAGACAATAA
- a CDS encoding VacJ family lipoprotein: MNNSLLVLVRDHGLVKKLFFAAVLLGIVLIALPLCAQENQGGGDQVAREFAALDDDWLEDEPEQVYDPLEPVNRFFFTFNDKLYFWLLRPVARGYSFVVPEPARECVGNFFRNLKMPARFVNSLLQGKIAESGTEVTRFVINSTAGVVGLWDPARNWFDLKPSPEDMGQTLGKFGIGEGVYICWPFFGPSNVRDSIGMAGDYFLDPFSYLAFNDEEGFKVVTGAKSVNQINTTSLKLGDYESFKEATLDPYGALRDAYYAKRRSQINDKK; encoded by the coding sequence ATGAACAACTCTCTCTTGGTATTGGTCCGTGATCATGGCCTGGTGAAAAAGCTCTTTTTTGCGGCAGTCCTTCTGGGGATTGTTCTTATTGCTCTCCCCTTGTGTGCCCAGGAAAATCAGGGTGGCGGCGATCAGGTGGCCAGGGAGTTCGCCGCGCTTGACGACGACTGGCTCGAAGATGAGCCGGAGCAGGTTTACGATCCGCTCGAACCGGTCAACCGCTTTTTTTTCACCTTTAATGACAAGTTGTATTTCTGGCTGCTTCGGCCAGTTGCCCGAGGATATTCATTTGTGGTTCCCGAGCCGGCAAGGGAGTGTGTCGGAAATTTTTTCAGGAATCTGAAAATGCCTGCCCGTTTTGTCAACAGTCTTCTCCAGGGGAAGATTGCCGAAAGTGGAACGGAAGTGACCCGGTTCGTGATCAACTCCACCGCAGGGGTGGTCGGCCTCTGGGATCCTGCCCGTAACTGGTTCGACCTGAAACCGAGTCCGGAAGATATGGGGCAGACTCTGGGCAAGTTCGGTATAGGAGAGGGGGTTTACATCTGCTGGCCATTTTTTGGTCCTTCCAATGTTCGAGACTCGATCGGGATGGCCGGTGATTACTTCCTCGATCCGTTTTCATATCTTGCCTTCAATGATGAGGAAGGATTTAAGGTTGTGACCGGAGCGAAGTCGGTCAATCAGATCAACACCACTTCGTTAAAGCTTGGTGATTATGAAAGTTTCAAGGAAGCCACCCTGGATCCTTACGGGGCTTTGCGGGATGCTTATTATGCAAAAAGACGCAGTCAGATAAACGACAAAAAGTGA
- the mlaD gene encoding outer membrane lipid asymmetry maintenance protein MlaD — protein MKKISVEISVGLFMIAGFLCFVYLSVQLGEFSIFAREKSYTLSAEFDSISGLKTGAVLEIAGVNIGRIASIDLGENDRARVTMKIGEDVRITEDAIASVRTMGIIGDKYIRIIQGGSEDHLKDGDVISETESAIDLEELVSKYIFGDV, from the coding sequence ATGAAAAAGATCAGTGTTGAAATTTCAGTCGGTTTATTTATGATCGCCGGTTTTCTATGTTTTGTGTACCTGTCGGTCCAGCTTGGTGAATTTTCGATCTTTGCCCGGGAGAAGAGTTATACCCTCAGTGCGGAGTTTGACAGCATCTCCGGGCTGAAAACCGGCGCCGTGCTTGAGATAGCGGGGGTGAATATCGGCAGGATTGCATCCATAGATCTTGGTGAGAATGACCGCGCCAGGGTCACGATGAAGATTGGTGAGGATGTGAGGATCACCGAAGATGCGATTGCCTCGGTCCGGACCATGGGGATAATCGGTGACAAATACATAAGAATCATCCAGGGTGGTTCTGAAGATCATTTGAAAGACGGCGATGTGATCTCTGAAACAGAGTCGGCCATCGACCTTGAAGAGCTTGTCAGTAAATATATTTTTGGTGATGTCTAG